The nucleotide sequence GCACGATCTGACAGGATTTTCCCCGTCGACGCCTCAATAGTCAGCTCCCGCTCAGAACCGGCATGCAGCGTCTCTACTTCCCATTGACCATGCTCATAATCCATTTCCAGGATAGGCTGATAACCCGCCTGCTCTATCTGGCGGGCGATTTGGGAAGCGGCCAGGTCTTTGATACTCAGTTTCTGATGATGGAAATCCGGATGCTCGCTAATAATCGCCAGCGTCTGCGGGTTGACGTGGACCTCAATCGGCTTGTTCTTGCGAAAGGTTTCGATTTCCCAGACACCGTCGTCAAACGCAGCTTCCACAATAGGTGTCAGCCCCTGTTGTTCCAGCTTTGATAAAACCTGTGAAAGCGGACTGGCCTGGCTCGGCGGGACATCAGCTTCTGCTACGGTTACTACTACGCTCACAAGACTTCCCAATAATAATACGGTACGCATGATTGACTCCTTAGTCAGTAAATATTTTGGAAAAGGATTTCCGTTCTTACAGTCAGATACTATCAAGCGTGCCTGAAATCAGGATGAACCAAAGATAAAATCCACTTCATGTTTGAAAAATAAATCAGCTTGCATTACCGGGCTTTATCAAAGCTGCCACCTAATATGAAATAGACCGGGAAACGGAAAAAATATTTGACAGCCATAATATGTCACATATCGTATGTCTGGATGTGAAGTCAACTATGACACCAGTCACACGACTTTGTGTCCGATTGATTCTTATCTTCCCGGTGACATCAGCCACCGGAGTCCTTGATTCTATCTGATGTAAGGTGAAGTCGAATTGTTCTTCAGTGTATCGTGTTCGTTTCATTTCCCGCTCCTTTCTCAAAATATAAGCTAACAAAACCTCTCACATTTCACATGGATCAAGAAACGGGGTGGGAAGATCACTCTATTTTCTGACACAGAATTAATCAGAACCAAAGCTCATTCCCGGCCTGGAACAGGTTGACACGCGGGCTTACCATGATGACTATCCGTCAGAACGGTGAAACACGACTGATTACATCAGCCGGTCATCGTTGCGTTTGAGTTCGTTAAAGTCTTCGGTTTCCGGTAAAAGGACGGCGAGCTTCTCACTTCTGTTAAGGCGAATCACGCTACTGGTCAGTATATCTTTCAGATAGTAACTGACCTCGACCGCTTCCCAATCCATGCGAAAGATGGAGTCGGTTATTCCCAGTGAATTACAGACATCGATTGTGGATTTTTGGCGAGAGATCAGTGTCAGTCGGCGGCCCAGGTTCTCGCGGCGGAGTAATTGATCGAACTGGAGTGGCAAGGATTCGTCAAGCAGCAGAACAACATCGGAAATCCCCTGCCCGTTTGGCTTATCGAAACGAGACAACACTACTCCCAGTTCGGCCGTAGAGGCATAGCGATGAATTTCCACATGTGAGGCACCCCAAGATGACCATTGCTTGATCGTATCATTCAGGTCCTGCATATTGGCGGATGAGCCGCTATGCTGTTTTTTAAATCGGGTTCGAGTGTCTCTTATATCGGATCGCTTTGTGATCGAGATCAGATCATTGATAAAACTGGTAAGAGTTACCATGATAAATTTCCTTTTTCTGGATGGCTATTCATATTATTGATTAAATGAGTGATTAATCTGGTAAGTGGAGTCTGGAACTCGTCACGATGAAGAGGATGCTGTGATTCGGTCACAAGACTTAGTTTGCTGCTGTTCCACGAAACCCTTTTTATTGTTTGTTTTCTGTTCAATTCGCTGCACCAGATACGGAATGGCGTCTTGAATTGTCAGACAGGTGTGATACTCGGGCCTGATTATTCTGAAGCGTTGAAGGTAAGGGATCATCTAGATTTCCTTTGATCAGTAGACTATGAAATTTGCCGGTGGGAGTTATTCGAATCCAAAGCACTATAGAGAGTAGATTTAAAGCCACGCTGAAGTGAAGATAAAATCCGCTTCATCTTTTATGGCGATACACTTTGGTGGCGTATAATGTTGATGCGAGATGAAAAGACCGAACGAATTACTACAGTTTTAAGTTGAGAAAGCATCCACGATGAGCAGTCGGATTTTGGTTGTGGAAGATGAAGCCCGCATTGCCGATTTTCTGGTGCGGGGGTTATCAGAAGAGGGATATGGAGTCGAACACGCGGAAGATGGTCGAATCGGCTGGCTGCTGTTGAATTCGGAGACATGGGACCTGGTGATTCTGGACTGGTGGCTACCGGTTGAAGACGGCATCCAGTTACTCCGTCGGTTTCGACAAAAGAACCGCACGACTCCGGTTTTGTTTTTGACCGCGCGCGATGCGGTTACCGAACGAGTAACTGGACTGGATGCGGGAGCTGACGATTACCTGACCAAGCCATTCGCGTTTGATGAACTGCTGGCCCGGGTGCGGGCGCTGTTACGACGACCCGGCCAGGCGAGCGGCGTGGTGCTGGAATATGCCGACATCCGCGCGGATCTGGAAACACAGCGGGTCACGCGCGGCGGAACGCCGCTAGATCTGACGGCGAAAGAGTTTTCCCTGCTGCTGTTTTTTCTGAGGAATCCGGGCAAGGTACTCTCACGGACGCGGATCTACGATACTGTCTGGGACGATTCGTACGACGGGCTTTCCAATACGCTGGAAGTACATGTCAAGGAACTGCGTCATAAACTGGAAGCCTGCGGCCCCCGCGTGATTCAGACATTAAGAGGACGCGGTTATGTGCTGGAAACGACCTCGGATGATGAGGGAGCCTTATGAAACTGACGACGCGTGTTTCAGCGTTTTTCCTGTCTGCACTCGCGGTGATTCTGATCGGTAATTCTCTGTTGCTATACGGGGTGGCGCGGTCATATCTGAAACATCACTTCGATGAACAGCTCGATTCGCTGCTGCATATACTGGTGGCCGCTGCGGAAGTGGAGATCGACGACGTCAAATTCGAATCCACGGATCATTTTGTGATTCAGGATGCCTATGGAGATCCGGATGATATTTTCTGGCTGGTTCTCTCCGAAGAGGGTCAGGTTGTCGCGCACTCGGATAATTACCACACTGCTTCGGGAAAAACTGTAACAGAGAATGTCAGCTCTCTGGTGAATGCGAGTGAAATCACAAAACTGGGCTGGCGATTAGTTCGACATCATCTGGCCGCGCCCGAACCTAAGCCAGCATCTGAACGTTCGGATTTGGAACACGCCGCGTTAACCATTGTGGTAGCGCGGAACCTGGAACCGTTGCGTCGAGCCCTGTTCTGGCTGGCGGTGGCGTTGATTGTGCTCCCCTTAATCTGCTGGTTAATTGCGGCGCTGCTGGGACGCCGGTTCTGCGAGCGGGCACTGAAACCGATCCGGCAGATGGCAGATGAAGTCCGCATAATTGACGTCCACGACACTCGCGCGCGACTGGACGTGCAGCCTACCCGGGATGAATTGGAAGAGCTGGGTGTGACGTTCAACGAACTGCTCGATCAGCTGTTTCAGGAATACGAACATCAACGGCGATTTGCGGGAAACACAGCGCATCAGTTGAGAACTCCCTTAACTGTGATGCAGGGACAGGTTGATGTGGCACTCAGACGGCCAAGGAGCGCAGAAGAATACCAGGAGACACTGACGACGGTCAGCCAGGCGACTACTTCGTTAAGCCAGACAGTGGAAGCTTTACTCTTCCTGGCACGTCCGGCGGAGGATCAGCCGATTCCCGATTATCAACGGACCGATCTCAGCCTCTGGTTGCCGGAGTATCTGGAACGCTGGAAGAACTCACCGCGGTGGAATGATATCCATCTGAAAACGGCAGCGAGTCTGGTGTGTGAAACCTCACCGACACTGTTGGCGCAGATCATGGAGATACTGATTTCCAATGCGTTGAAATACAGTGAGTCGGGAACGGCTGTAGAAATTCTGGTGCGACGGGAAGCTGCTTTGATTGTTCTGGAAGCCAGAGACCAGGGAATGGGAATTGCAGCGGAAGACCGGGAAGCGATTTTTGAACCATTCTTTCGCACCCGCCAGGCGCGGCAGCAGGCATCGCCGGGTACGGGGCTGGGACTGGCTTTGGCCCGGCACATTGCGACGGCGCTGGAGGGGCGTCTGGTTTGTGTCGATGGTCCGGGAATGGAAACGCGGTTTCAACTTTCACTACCCGCTGAGGGTATCCTTTCCACAAGCTGAAGACTTTTTATCACAGCTTACAGTATCTAATTAAATCACGGCAGCGAGCGCGTTGCCTGAAGTAAGGCTTGCCCCTGCCACCTTTTGCTTCAGGGTCTTCTCTCGTGAGAAGTACGATTTTCTTCTTGCTCCCCATCGCACCACTTCATGTTTTTGTTGAGATGAAGAAAATTTTATCTTCCCTTCAGGGTGCGTTTACGCTGCGCTGCGATACTGCTGATAAAGACTTACATTCCATTGGGATTCGCTGGAGATAATAAAATGACAAAAATTGTATTACTTGTTCAATTAACGGCAGTCGTTACCGCTTTCTTACTAATGTCAACGTGCATCGTTGGAGCTGTAAGGTACAGGTCCGAACAAAAGAAAACTTTGGCGGGGGGCTCATTTCGACCATCTGCTGATAGCCGTTCGACCACAAAGCTGTGTCGTGACATTATTAATTCGCAGTCGTCATAAAGCTCTTCGAATGCAAATATTTCCATGTAGTGTGACGTAGAACGACGACGGTTCTGCGGTATGTGGGACACAGGAACAATCTGTGCAATAGGGAATCGTAGTGATATATATATATATATGGCAGAAATTCATGCTATAAAATGTAAAATAGGAATTCATTTCAAGCTTGGATCGCTTCCAAGTTCAAACCGTCTAGGAAATGTCTGGTAGTGACACTACTCAAGGCAAAGGGGTCTACTAATTCTCAAAACTCATACAGGCTTCATAGTATCACACTTTACAAACCCTGATAGCCCTAAACTATAATGTTGAATTGACCTTCCTAAAACTCACCAGAAAACCAATAACGATTTCAATCATAGAGGTCCTCATGAAACTCGCTGTTTCTTCCATACTGCTGGTACTGATACTACTGGTCAGTAACTCTCCACTCGCTGCGAAAAAACCACAGGCCGATCATATTCGAGAACTTCAGACCACAGCCATTAAGAATAAAAAGAGCCCGGCCGCACACTGGGGCTTTGATCCGAATAACTATACCCAGTGGTCCAGCCATTCTCTGCGACTGATTCCGGTTTACACTTTCGGAACCCAAAACGGCGTTCACGGTTGCAATTTGGATTCTTATATCGGCAAGAACAGCCCGTATCGCGATGAGAAAAAACTCGAAGCTATTTATGGTTTTCTGCCTGAGAATACGCTGAATCTAAAAGCCAAATATCTGGATCAAACCAATCTCTACGATATCCAGAAGGCAGCCCTCAAAGCAGGTAAAAAGAATATCATCCTGGTTGTGTTCGATGGCATGGATTGGGATACGACCCGAGCCGCGGCCCTGTATTACAATGGGGCTGACAAATACAAAAGTGGACGCGGAACCGGTTTGCATTTTCAGGATTACACGGCTGATGGAACTTCCCAGTTTGGTTTCATGGTGACAGCGCCTCACAACGATGGCTCCAATGTGGACGTCAACACTCAGAAAGTACTAAATCCAGGTGGGAAAATGCGTGGCGGATACAATGCGAAAAAAGGAGGGCCCACACCCTGGAAAGCAGGCGAAGATAAAAAATACCTGATTGGCAGTTCCAGTAATAAATATGGCGAACACGCTTACCCCGATTCTGCTAATACAGCTTCTTCCATGACGACCGGTATCAAATCATACAACAACGCGATCAATGTGGATCCAAACGGCGCTCCTGTCGCGACGATT is from Gimesia maris and encodes:
- a CDS encoding ATP-binding protein, with amino-acid sequence MKLTTRVSAFFLSALAVILIGNSLLLYGVARSYLKHHFDEQLDSLLHILVAAAEVEIDDVKFESTDHFVIQDAYGDPDDIFWLVLSEEGQVVAHSDNYHTASGKTVTENVSSLVNASEITKLGWRLVRHHLAAPEPKPASERSDLEHAALTIVVARNLEPLRRALFWLAVALIVLPLICWLIAALLGRRFCERALKPIRQMADEVRIIDVHDTRARLDVQPTRDELEELGVTFNELLDQLFQEYEHQRRFAGNTAHQLRTPLTVMQGQVDVALRRPRSAEEYQETLTTVSQATTSLSQTVEALLFLARPAEDQPIPDYQRTDLSLWLPEYLERWKNSPRWNDIHLKTAASLVCETSPTLLAQIMEILISNALKYSESGTAVEILVRREAALIVLEARDQGMGIAAEDREAIFEPFFRTRQARQQASPGTGLGLALARHIATALEGRLVCVDGPGMETRFQLSLPAEGILSTS
- a CDS encoding response regulator transcription factor; this encodes MSSRILVVEDEARIADFLVRGLSEEGYGVEHAEDGRIGWLLLNSETWDLVILDWWLPVEDGIQLLRRFRQKNRTTPVLFLTARDAVTERVTGLDAGADDYLTKPFAFDELLARVRALLRRPGQASGVVLEYADIRADLETQRVTRGGTPLDLTAKEFSLLLFFLRNPGKVLSRTRIYDTVWDDSYDGLSNTLEVHVKELRHKLEACGPRVIQTLRGRGYVLETTSDDEGAL
- a CDS encoding PepSY domain-containing protein produces the protein MRTVLLLGSLVSVVVTVAEADVPPSQASPLSQVLSKLEQQGLTPIVEAAFDDGVWEIETFRKNKPIEVHVNPQTLAIISEHPDFHHQKLSIKDLAASQIARQIEQAGYQPILEMDYEHGQWEVETLHAGSERELTIEASTGKILSDRADD
- a CDS encoding alkaline phosphatase: MKLAVSSILLVLILLVSNSPLAAKKPQADHIRELQTTAIKNKKSPAAHWGFDPNNYTQWSSHSLRLIPVYTFGTQNGVHGCNLDSYIGKNSPYRDEKKLEAIYGFLPENTLNLKAKYLDQTNLYDIQKAALKAGKKNIILVVFDGMDWDTTRAAALYYNGADKYKSGRGTGLHFQDYTADGTSQFGFMVTAPHNDGSNVDVNTQKVLNPGGKMRGGYNAKKGGPTPWKAGEDKKYLIGSSSNKYGEHAYPDSANTASSMTTGIKSYNNAINVDPNGAPVATIAHEAQDKGYSVGVVTSVPITHATPAAAYAHNVSRNDYQDLARDLLGQTSISHPEEAMSGLDVVLGGGFGTMEKPTGGKSHGKNFVPGWKYISEETINKADVKQGGKYTVALRTPQVKGKVGLKQATAAAIKNKTRLLGVYGVEKYAAHLPFQTADGDYQPAPGKKNSAEVYSESDIAENPTLADMTESALSVLSQNKQGFWLLVESGDVDWSNHDNNLDNSIGAVKSGDHAFKVITEWVEKNSNWDETIVILTADHGHYLNIDQPEAFIPPKKEAK